The DNA window CAAGAACGCGGGGCGATGGGGCGCATGCTTACAAATTCTGTAGACTTTGGTAGCAAGAGCATAGTAGAACGGATAAGAGATTAAAGCAATGAGCTGATTAAGAAGACATTACTGACCCTAATCAAATCATAATGTCTGCTGCTTATGTTAAAGAAATAGGGTGGATAAGTTTATGCACCTACATGTATATAAATATAGCATTTACTTTTATTACATTTGCTTTCAGAGTCGGAACCATTGCAGTATCATACCAGTGAAACATGTACTAGAGCTTCATCAAGAGGAGCTGAGAAGTCCCCAAATCGGTTGATTCCTTTCCTATCACCAAGTGCCTGCAGCATAGCCTGCATGAACATTCAGTGTGGCCGATATCAATTTTCAGAACTAATTAACTAAACAACCAAAATAAACAGGCAAACAATTAAGAGGATTCTAAAAATCTAAGCAAAGGTCAATAAATCATAGTAGCAACTGAAACAAAAGAACGCGGTCTAAGTATCTCTCATAAGCCATAAGGTCAATTATGATTCAACTAAAACACTTGAAACTGTTATTGGAAGCTTACTGTCCCAATTGCAAGGGCTACATCTTCATTGGTGTGATGATCATCAATATGAATATCCCCAACAGCCTTCACGTGAACATCAAATAATCCATGTGAAGCAAGTTGCTGACACAAATATGAAAAGACAATATCAACCTTCATCAAAACTAATCAACAATTCCATAATCACATATGGAAGAAAATGATCAAAAATGCTTCAACAAACACTGGAGTTAACAAAAAATCATAGAAGTTGCCTGAAATTAAAAGCGAAGCAATTCACCCTAATTACTTCAATTACTGAAGCTTCATGTTTCACAAACTGAACTTACAATGAGTGGAGAATGGAGATACATGATAATCAGCTCCTTAACATATTCAAGTTTCAACAACAATTTAACAGTTTCTGCTCATAAAGCTCAAACATATAATTATTAGTATAAACTTACATCTAACATGTGATCGAGGAAAGGAATGCCCGTGTTGTTTTCAGCCACGGCGTCACCATCCAGATTAATCTTCACACTCACATTCGTCTCCTTCGTAACCCTCTTAACCTCTCCAATTCTTCCTCCTGCAGTTCCCAAGCAATTATCACCGCCATCACAAATAATAGTCATAAATTCAAGTTGAAAAACTAATAATTAACCTTGAGCTGTAGTTACCGCCAGCGAGCCGTTATCGTCGGACGCGCGAGTGACCGAGGGATCCATTGAAGATGATGGAAGGTGAGTGGAGAGGATGTGTACCTTCCGCTGCGGAAGGTGTACGGGGAGGAGAAGACGCTGCGAGGGATGAACTGGTGAGTTACGAAGACGCGAGTGAGAGAAATTGGAATGGATGAGGGAACGGTGAGGGATTGACAGCTCCATACGCGGAGGAACCTGAGCGAAATGAACGGCGGAGAGCGGCGACGACTGGTGGTGCGCGGTGGGAGGAATATAGAGTAGGGTATAAAACGGATGTTTTTAAATTAGAGTCGCGCTTAGTAAATTTATTGATATAGAGTTGGGGTATAAAACGGATGATTTATAATACCCCTCCGGtcaaaaaaaatatgaacattttcaatttatattaaattgaaaattttcattaattgtattttgttgcaaaatcagaacaaattaattattgaataaataaaattatactatataaaACCAGAACTTTAcaaaattttggaattttaatttaattgctATATTACAAATTCAGAACAAACCAATAATTGATTGATTTGCTGgcatattaaaatttgtatacaAAACCATAATTTGACAAAGTTTTAAAATTTACAATCAAATAGccctaaataaaataaaataaaataaaatcatattaaACATAAAACATCTTTTATGCAGTACATAGTTATGGAAAGTTATGATGATTTGTAAGAAGGcgtattaatattattaattgatGTACTTTTATCATAAGTATAACCAAGTTAATGTAACACTAAAAATAAATCGTCAAGTATCAATATGTTGGAAAACTATATAAAAAGTCACAAAATGTAACAACAGAGAAACCACAGTATCTGAAAATTAGGTGTTGCTCCTTTAAAAATGGCTTTCCCCCAAAAATCATCTACAACATACAcacactactactactattctactactactaaaattatcacaaaaataattaaGGCCATAATCTTCAAcccctattattattattgtcatCACTTTTTTTATGTGGCATCATATATAAATGTTGCAAACCTCAATCTCATGCTCCGGTCATCATCTTCATGTGTGACCTGAAACCTTCTATGATTTCAGAGTGGCTCCAACGGTATGATCACCAGGCATGGTTCTTCATTGCTGCAACATCCTGAGGCGACGTCTAGCTTTCTCTGCTGGGTTCATCAGTGGTCACGAGTGTCCTTGACAAAGACGCCACCAGTTTTTGTATCGCCATCGGGTTGGATCGGTTGGTCACTTTCAGCACGATCGGGGTGCGTCCTGGACGACACCTGGATCGATGCCATCAGTTTTTGCATCTCTGTCGGGTTTGGCGCCTGGATCAATACCATCATTTTTTGCATCTCCGTGGGGTTTATCACTTTCAGCACGATCGGGTTCGTCCTGGACGACACCTGGATCGATGCCATCAGTTTTTGCATCTCTATCGGGTTTGGTGCCTGGATCAATGCCATCGGTTTTTGCATCTCCGTTGGGTTTATCACTTTCAGTGCAATCGGGAGGAGTGCCCTGGACAACACTTGGATCAACAACATTGGTTTTGGGATCTCCGTCAGGTTTATCACTTTCCATGCAATCAGGAGTGACCTGGACGACACTTGGATCAACACCATTGGTTTTGGGATCTATGTCGGGCTTATCAATTTCCGTGCAATCTGGAGTGTCACGGATGACAATTGGATCAACACCATTGGTTTTGGGATCTATGTTGGGTTTATCACTTTCCGTGCAATCAGGAATGTCATGGACGACACTTGGATAGACACCGTTGGTTTTGGCATCTGCGTCGGATTTATCACTTTCAGTGAGATCAGGGGTGTGCTGGACGACACCTGGATCGACACCATTGGTTTTTGCATCCACATTGAGTTTAGCAATTTCAGTGCGATCAGGGGTGACCTGGACAATGTCTGGATCGACACCATCAAGTTTCACATCTATGTCGAGTTTATCACTTTCCGTACGGACAGGGGTGTCCTGGACGACACCTGGATCGACACCATCGGTTTTTGCATCAAACACCTCATGATCCGAGTTGGCATTTGATGGCACAACACTTTCTTCATTGTCGCCATTTGAAGTTCCATTGTTAACTTCCGCAGAAACATCCGAAACAGGGGAAGGCAATGATCCAACACAACCACCACTTACAGTTTTTGACAGGGGGGCATCTTCAGAAGCATTCTCCGAGCAAGTTGGAGTTCTAGAATCCTTGATTTTGCACCCATCCTTTTCTACAGCCTTCACTGGTGGGATGGAATCATTATCTTCAAAAGGTTCTATCGATCTGTGCCCCTCATTGGAGACGTTACTGTCTCCAGAGATGAGGCACTT is part of the Salvia splendens isolate huo1 chromosome 6, SspV2, whole genome shotgun sequence genome and encodes:
- the LOC121809963 gene encoding imidazoleglycerol-phosphate dehydratase 1, chloroplastic-like; translation: MELSIPHRSLIHSNFSHSRLRNSPVHPSQRLLLPVHLPQRKVHILSTHLPSSSMDPSVTRASDDNGSLAVTTAQGGRIGEVKRVTKETNVSVKINLDGDAVAENNTGIPFLDHMLDQLASHGLFDVHVKAVGDIHIDDHHTNEDVALAIGTAMLQALGDRKGINRFGDFSAPLDEALVHVSLDLSGRPHLGYDLHIPTERVGTYDTQLVEHFFQSLVNTSGMTLHIRQLAGKNSHHIIEATFKAFARALRQATEYDPRRRGSIPSSKGVLSRT